The genomic stretch GAGGACCAGCGGTTTTTCGCAAATGGCATCGGCGCCGACTCGTAATGCAAACCGGGCATGAGCGTCATGCAGATAATTGGGTGAACAAATACTGACATAATGAACACGTTGATTTTCGCCTTTACGACGAAGCATTTCGATATGCCGGTCGAATCTCTCAAACTCGGTAAAAAAGCGAACGCCTTCGAAATAGCTGTCCAAAATGCCGGCGGAATCATGCGGGTCAACAGCCGCTATAAGAAAATTACCTGTATCCTTGATTGCTTTCAAGTGTCGGGGGGCGATGTATCCGGAAACGCCCGTCAAAGCAAAATTCTTAGCCATTTCAATTCCTCACAGCAAGATTATTCATTATGTCACTTCGCAGGCTTTTGGCCGTTGGCTTGCTGTAATTATATGCCAAAATATTATTACCGCAAGCAAATTAAATGAATCTTTGTAAAAAGCAATGGCGTCTAAAGAATATGAAATTTCCCGGTAGTTTTAGGTCATGTCAATATCAATATTATCCATAAATTTACAAGGGAGTTTTTATGGGCGGAGTGACGCGTAGAGAATTCATCAAGACCGGAGCCAAGGGGCTGGCCCTGGTCAGCATCCCGTTTATTTTCAAATTCAATCCGCTGGCGGCCTTTGCGGCCGTATCACCCGAAAGCGCTTCACTGAGCGATTATTACAATCATTTTGGAGTCGATGAGACCACCATTCGAAAGGTAATGACGGCGGCGCTGGAGCGCGGCGGAGATTATTGCGATATTTATTTCGACCACACCATTTCCAATTCGATGGGCCTGGAGGACAGCGCCGTAAACCGGGCCTATTCCACTATCGATTACGGGGTCGGCATCAGGGTGATAGAAGGCGAAAAGACGGGATATTCATTTACCGAGGAAATTACCGTCGAAGCTATGATCAAAGCGGCGCGGACGGCAGCCAACATCGCCAATGAAAGCAAAAATATGCCCCCGGTCGGCCTCAGTGAACATCAAATCCCGAGCTATTACCCGGTTAAATCATTATGGGAAGAAGTCGGAATCGATAAAAAAATACCCTATCTTCAAAAGGTCAATGAGAAGATATTATCCAGGGACAGCCGCATAATCAAGGCTAGGGTCTGGCTCGAGGATATCTCAAAATATATTCTTATGGCCACCTCCGAGGGCCGGATAGTTTATGATTATCAGCCAATGGGTGAGCTTTATGTCGTCTGCGTGGCCGAACAGAATGGACGAAAAGAAGACGCCGATTACACCATCAGCGTCAGGAATGGAATAGAGCATTTTACCGATGAGGCGGTTGACCGGCTGGTCAATCAGGCGGCCGATCTGGCGCTCAGGCAGTTCGAAGCGGTCAAGCCCGAGGCCGGGGAGATGGAAGTCGTTCTGGCCGCCGGCAGTTCCGGAATTTTGCTGCATGAGGCCATCGGCCACGGCATGGAAGCCGATGCCAATCGAAAGGGAGAATCCATTTTCTCGGATAAGATTAACAAACCGGTCGCCGAGAAATTTGTGTCGATTGTCGATAGCGGTACCAACATGAATATGCGCGGTTCGATAAATGTCGATGATGAAGGCAATGACACGGAAGAAACCTTTCTTGTCGAAAACGGCATACTAAGAAGCTATCTGCATGACCGGATAAGTTCCAAATTTTACGGTGTCAAACCGACCGGCAGCGGGCGCCGGCAGTCATTCCGTTATTCGCCCATACCCAGGATGAGAAATACTTACATGCTGCCCGGCCCTCACACCAAAGAGGAAATCATCGGCAGCGTCAAGAAGGGCATCTATACCGAAACATTTACCAATGGCGAAGTCAGAATCGGCCCCGGTGATTTTACATTTTATGTCAAATCCGGTTATTTGATAGAAGATGGCAAACTGACCCGGCCCATCAAGGACATTAATATAATTGGAAATGGCCCCGATGTATTGACAAAAGTCGTTATGGTAGGCGACGATCTCGAGTTCACCGAAGGCGGCTGGACGTGTGGCAAGGGGGGACAGGGGGTTCCGGTCTCTATGGGTCTGCCGACCGTAAAGGTGTCGTCAATAACCGTCGGGGGCGTCAGTTCCTGATTATGACATTTTATCGCAAGGTGAATTATTAACCGGTAAACAGGATAAATGAAATGAATAAAAAAGAAAGACTTGAACTGGCACATTGGGCGATCGACCGGGCCAAAAAGGCCGGGGCCAATGATGCCGCCGTGGATATTGCATATTCCAGAGATATCGAGGTCAGCTACCGCGACCATGAGCTGGAGGAATTGAAAGAATCGACTCAGAATTCATTGAATCTTGAAATTTATGCCGCCGGCCGCTATTCCAGCAGTACCACCAATGACATGCGCAAAACCGAACTGGAACGATTTATCGATGGTTCCGTGGCTATGACAAAACTGCTGGGTGAGGACCCGTCTCGCGGCTTGCCCGACCCCAAATATTATCAGGGGCAGCAGGAAATCGATCTGAAAATATATGATTCCGCATATGATAATATTACCTCGAGCGACCGGGTGGAAATGGCCCGAAGGATCGACGAGTCGGTAGGCGGCCTGGCCGACAATTTGATTACCTCCACCAGCCAGTATGCCGATACCTATTCGGAATTTATCAAAGTCAATAGCAATGGCTTTGAGGGATTCAGCCGGGAAACCGCTTTCTCGGGGGGATTAGAGGTAACCCTTCAGGATGAAAACGGGGGGCGCCCGAGTGACTGGGATTGGGCAACAGTTCGGTTCATAAAGGACATTCCGGGACCCGGAGAATTGTCGAAAAAGGCGGTCGAACGCGCTGGGCAAAAATTAGGGCAGAAAAAAATGGAGTCCGGCTTATATGATATGGTTGTCGAAAATCGCGCCGCCAGCCGACTGATAGGATCCCTCGACTACCCGATGTCCGGCAGTGCTCTCTATAGGAAAAACTCATTTCTCGAAGGCAAGCTGGGGGAGAGGATTGCTTCCGAAAAAACAACCATTACCGATGATCCTTTTCTGATTTCGGGCCTTGGTTCAAAGTTATTTGACAATGAAGGCATGGCCACCAGGCGCCGGATCATAATAGATAAAGGAATTCTAAAATCCTATTTTATCAGCAATTATTACGGTCGGAAGCTGGCCATGGAACCAACCATCTCCGGTCGCACCAATTCCATTATTGAATTGGGCGATAAATCTCTGGCTGAGCTGATAAAGGATGTTCAAAAGGGTATTTTTGTAACCTCATTCATCGGCGGCAACTCCAACTCCACCACCGGCGATTATTCGATGGGTATTATCGGTATGTACATCGAAGACGGAAAGATTATCCGGCCGGTCAATGAGATGAATATTTCCGGGAATCTTCTGGATCTCTTTCAGCAATTGGATGCAACCGGAAACGACGCCTACCCGTATTCTTCGATCAGGCGCCCGAGTCTTTATTTCAAGGACATTCAATTCAGCGGATTATAAAATCATCCATCCAATCCAATCAAAAAGGCCGGTTCGGAATTTCCGAATCGGCCTTTTGTATAACTCTGAAAATTAATTATGAAGGATAAACGGGCGCCGGACCGCCTTTATACAGATAATTAATCAGGTAGGTGACATCGAGAATATTGGTCGAGCCATTGCCGTTTACATCACCTGATTGCAATGGATTCGGCGCCGGGCCGCCTTTGTACAGATAATTAATTATATAAGTACAATCGAGAATATTGACTGTACCGCTGCCGTTGGGATCACCGGCCATATAAGCATAAACCGTCACGTTCAATCCGGTTGACCATGATGATTCAAATCCCCAACTGTCCTTGGCCTGCGTTTTCACAACAAAGTTCCCACCGGCGGCCCAGGTATGATCGCCAATGCAATCGGCACCAGAATTCACCGGGCCGTACCATTCTGACACGGAACCTCCCCAGTCAAAACGGAAGTACATCTGATCGCTGTTGGGATCGGTTGTATTACCGGTGTACTGACAGGTTCCGCCGGCCATGGCCTGAATATCACCGGTCGGGGCGGGAGGAGTATTCGGCCTTTGGTTTTCCGCCAGCGATACATGAACCTGATAATTAACGCCGCTGATCTGGGTTAATTCGACTTTAAGTCCAAAGCCCGGGACCGTGCGATGGCCGCAATTCTCCACCATTCCGCCAATATTATACCAGGCAGTGGATCCGACCTGCACAGATTGACCGCCGTCGAAATATGTCGTCGGCAGCCAGTGGAGGTTAAGATCATCATTCATACGCGCATCGGCGGCATCGTCTTTATCAACTACCATGGCCGCATAAAAGAACGGAAAATCCGTATAATAATCATGCGCAAAGGCCAATTGAGTGGCCATACTTGGGCAACTGGGGCACCACGTCGCCGTTCCTTCTTCAATAAATACCGTATGCGTAAAGTTGTCATTAACCGTATTGTACCACTGTTCATCGACCGTGGCAGCGGCACATGCATCACTATAATATGCATCGAAATAATAGTTGCAAACGGAAATGTTGGTATCACAGCAAGTTGTGACATATTGTGACATATCATAGAGAACCGCTATAGCCATCAGATTGTCAGGCGTGATATCATTATATGACGAAATGGGATGCCAGCTTAGGGTGCGGTCAAGGGTACCGCCCAAAGCGGTCAAATCAAATGTGCTGTCATAGGCAAATCCAATAAAACCGTTGTGATAATACTGCCCGGCAGTATATGTCATCCACCGGGAATCCGGCTCGACAATGTAAATCATCAAGCGGCCAAGGTAACCCCGGCCTTCGGCGGGAGAATCGGCCGGAGTTACAGCCGGCTGATATTCGCTGCTTCGCTCATACGGATAAACCTTGAAGGCCTCTCCGATCGCCAGCGAAGCGGTCAGGATTGATGCAACAACCAATAAGCCCAAAAGACTGCCCTTAGTGACGGTCATTGTGCCCTCCAAATTGTTTGTTATTAAAAATTCAGTTTCTCTTCCAAGTTATAATCTACCAAATACTTGCAGTAAGTCAAGGGTGCCAAAACGGCGGATTCTTTACCTCTCTTTTATGTGGTGGCCCGGTCCCCATAACTTCAAATTGTGCATAGAGTCATCCGGAACATGCCATTATAAAAAATATAATGATTTTTTTATAGGTGTCAAGAATAAACTATAAACATGGATGAATATAAACTATACCGGCAGGTATATAATAAAGCACTAATTATTAAAAAAGGCAGGAATCTTGCCTGCCTTTTTCGGGTCTCTATTTTTCTAAAATCTGGCTTTTAATGCCAGCAATACTGAAAAATTAGTGTAATTATAAAGTTCATTGGATGAGTTGTTATCAGAATAGTCAAACTGAATAGCCGGTTCGATTAAGGATCCCAAATGAAGAGGAAATGGTCTCTGGAATGAAAGGAATACCTTTGACTGATAATCATGACGGCCCCTAATTTGAATGGGAGGTGTTCTGTTGTCGTTATCTTCAATATACTGTTCGGTCATCAAAAATTCTTTGTCCCAATAGGCCGCGCCGATAGTGGCAATGAAATTAGGTATCAGGAATGTCTTGACGGCCATTGTTATGGCATCGCCCTCATAAACCGACGCCCACGGCGAAAGAAAATCCGTTGAAATTCCGGGAACCACAATATTATCGTCACCACTTAAGCTTCGATACGTATAAGTGACTTTTAAGCCTATTTTATCGCCGATAGACCTGGAAAATCGTGGTGATATATAGTATGCTTCCAACTTGCCATCGACAAAATTATCAACTTCCGGCCTTAAGTACAACCTGTCTGGTTTCTCAACATAGGACAGATATTTTCGCGCATATCCGGCCTCTACATCAATTACATTGCAGCCCCAAAAAGTAAAATTTCCTCCAATATAAAATTCCTGATTTCTATTGTCGGCAACCATACCATATTTTTTTTCGGTATAAACAGTAGTGTCGAATGGAGGGAATGGCGATATGACCATATCGGTGGTATCGACCACTTCAGGCAATTCATGGGAGTACTCTGCGTCGTTGAAGTTCCAACCGACTCTTAATTGAGCCGCTTCACCCAGGGTATATCCCAGGCCGGCGGCCAGGTCATAATTGTCAGAGCTGAAGTGCTGATAAGCGACTCGATAAACCTGTGTTCCAAAATTACCATACAGGTAAAGAGAAAAAGCCGAAGCGTCGCTAAGCGGCAGAAGCGTGAAACCAATATCGCCCTTGAAATTACTCAAGTTAAATCTAGTGCTGTAATAAGTGTACTCATTCTTGAGCCTCAGTTCAAGAAATGATCCCGGATACATTGAAATCGAGGCTTTGTTAGTTGTGTATGTGTCTTCCACGGCGTTTGTATCCAGAAATAAATTATCGGTAAAACCTTCGGCCGCCTGGAACTCAATTTTGGTCTGGGCTGCGCTCGGCCAGGTCAACAAAAGAGACAAACCCATGGCACTGAACAGGCTAAAGAAATATTTCCTCATCTACAGACACCTCCGGCGCAAGCGCCGCCTCCGGCGGATCCAAGGCCGATTCCGATATCGGAGCCGAACCCTTCTTCCGATGTGAAACCGCAGCGGTTTTCAGTCAGGGCTCGCGCGCAAAACCGTTTCTTACCGAATCTGTCATAATTCGTCAACAGGGCCTCATCAACAGCAGTTGTCTTCAGACCGGCCGCAAAATTGATAAAACCGGACTGTTCCCCGGCATCTTTTATAAAATCCGGGTCGGCGTCGTTGGGGATGCCGTCGCCGTCATCATCGGCAGCATTGTCGTTGATGCCGTCCCCGTCAAAATCGGCAAAGCCCAATTTTGTCTCTTCCTCGGCCAGGACAGGGCTGATCATGAAGGCCGGAAGGGCCAGCGCGATTATTAGGGCCGTAATGAGCAGCAATCCTTTGATTTTTCTCATTGTTGTTTTTTCCCTCTATTGGTTAGTTTGCCTCAATATATTCCAACTTTGATAATTGGACCTTCCAAATATTTTTCCTTCATCTTTTATTGGCAAATATATCATTATCTGACTTTCCCGTCAATATCAATTAATTCCATACCCGATTAATGGCTTGATCATAATTACGATATTGCTCCATTTATATCGTATTCAAACATCAAATGTAATTGCTAAGCATATTAAATGGTAGAGTATTGGGGTCGTATATGAGAATGGCGGGTAAAATATTTACCGGAGCCGGGCCGCCCTTGTACATATAGCTGATAAGGTAAGTAATATCAAGCAGATTGCAGTCTCCTGATGCATTGACATCCCCGGCGATTTCCGGCAAAGGCGCCGGACCGCTTTTATATAAATAAGAGACCAGATAGGAAATATCAAGAATATTTATACTGTTGTTGCGATCGGCATCCCCGCACATATAATACAACGTGACGGTGCCATCGCTCAAATCGGGAGCGTAATCGAGAATCGGGCCCATAAACATCGGATAGTAAGAACCGTAACCATCCATAATTATGGTGGCCATTTGCTCGTACGTAGCGGAACCGCCGATTGTAAAGTAAAGTTTCAAGATCGGGCCGGATCCTGCATCCAGTAATGGGGTGTCGCTTTGGTAATTCAAGAGCGAAAAAGTGATGCGTTTGTTGAGCGGGTCGAAACTGATGGCCTTTTTCTGGTCAAAGTAGTTGGTGCGGCATCCCTCGGTCGAAAAACTTTGATAGGTAAGGTCCAGGGTTCCCGCATACTCCACCGGGATTCTTATCATTTCCAGCGGCACCGTATTGCGGCCATGAATGACAACTTCCACCACGCCGCCTGCATTGCCCATCGCCCGGTTGCCGACCAGAGAATCGGCCAGAACCGTAATATATTTGGTCGTTTGATAGGTGCAGGTATCGGTGCCGGCATTTACCGTGAGAGAAACATCGAAGCGTCCGGGTGTCGTGTATGTATAGAGGAGCGACTGCTCGTTTGAGGATGCGCCATTTCCAAAATTCCAATTCCAGTCCTCCACCAGGAGTTCGCTGTGTCCGCCAAAGGCAACCGTCAAAGGAACCCGGCCCCATAATGTGTCCGCCGTAAGGTAAACCCGTTTATCCGGGATAATATTGATAATCGCCGATTCCACCATCGAGGCGCACCCGGTCCAGGGGCAGTATAAATTATCGATGGTATACCAGGCATTGCGGCTGCCGCCCCATCCATAATTAAAATGAACCTGAGTCGCCGAATCGGTCTGTCGCCAGCCGTCACCGACTATCGAGTGCGAGTAAATACCATACTGAAAAGGATGTCCCTGCTCGATCTGGTCCTTGAGAAGGACTGACCACTGGTTATAACTATATCTGGCTCGTTGCTTTTCCTCGATGCCGTCATAATACCTGAAATAGTCTGTAAATACGCCGGGAACGTTGAAATGGTAGGCCCCGGAACCGCAGACACCGTAATGCATCCTCACGGCCACACCAACCTCATAGCAGAGTTCGGCGACAGCCGCCCGCTTTTCGGCGGCATCATATATCCCGCATGAATTGCCGATATTTTCCCAATCATAAGGATCGTTGAAATAGCCCGTCAAAAACATGGCCGGACTGGAACCGCCGCAGGATTGATCGCCGTACCAATAATAAGTTAATGAATCGACTCCCTCGGGGGGCCACTGATGATACTTCATGATCTGCGCCGAAGCCGTCGCGACACAGCCGACGACGCAGGTGCCGCCGTCGCCGGGCGGGCAGTAATTATTATACGGGGCGCCCTGGTGCCAGGTGGAAGTTAGAAGGGGACCGATTTCCTCCAGCGGAAGAAAACTCTTGGCCGCCAGCTCCGCATTAAAGGTGTTTTCGCTGACCAGGAATTTATCCCATTCCCGGCGGTGAAAAGGAGCCAGAAGAACGGGGTCCTGATCCGACGGAATCACTTCAAGGCTGCCGTAAATGTCGACAAAGGTCCTTATCTCGTACTGCAGAACTTCCCTCACCATTGCTTCAAATCCCTGCGTCTCACTCAGGTCAAGATTACTCTCGTCCGAATAGAATTTGACGGGATGCAGATTTTTCAGGACCGGGACGATAATAAATCCCCGGGGAGAAATGTTGAAACACCGGGCCAGAATGGTATCATTTACGATAATATCCTCGGAACCGATTATTTCGGGAGCAGCCGATCCACCCCATACCCCCGTCTGGAAGGTCATATAATTAAGCCAGTTAACACTGACTTGCCGAGCCTCATCATACGCGGCTGTTTCGGCGAAAGCCGATGCGGAAAAAATAATCAGTGCCGGCACAATTAAATAAAAAGTAATCAATCCACGGTGATTCGGTTTGCGCATATTATCCCCTTCAAAATTTTATTTTTGCAATAGGTAGACCTTTGCAGCACATTAAAATATAATATCGGGTCTAATATTGTCAAGCTTAAAAGGTTTACCGAAGGCAGCTATTTTACAAAAAAGGACTTTCAATGGTATTCTGACGGGTCGGCCCGACGGTTTGACCCGATTCTGAAGGCGTCGCATATTTCTGTTTACGAATCAGGGCAATCTTGTTATATTGATCAGGTAGAGGATGTTATTGAGAGGGATGGCTTTCGCGGGAAAAGCTGAAAATTATGGTGGCGATATTTCCCGGCCCGATTAAAAAATTTTGCCAGAAATCTGTACTCAGCCGTCTATTTATTCGATCATTATTGAGAATTTGCTTGAGAGGGATTATGCTCACTATAATCACAACCCTGGCAACCATCCTTATTATTACTCTAACTGCCCTTTGGGCCGGTTCGTCAGAGTCCGATTCCAAATGGGCGGAACTGATTAGATCGGCGGATTCTCTGCTTGAAGTGAGGTCTTTGGACTCGGCGATAGTGCTGGGCAGGAAAGCTTTGATGCTGGCCGAACTTCAATTGCCCGAGAATGATACTGCTTTCGCCGGGGTCTTATTTAAACTGGGTCTTTATCTTCGCGCCGATACGAATTTCGGGGAATCCGAAATATATTTAAACCGGGCGCTGGGAATCAGGGAAAATGTTCTGGGACGCGAACATCCCGTCGTAGCCCAAACCATTTTCGATTTGGCCCGTCTGCACAATTTGAAAGGCAACCATAGTTACTCCGAACAACTTCACAGGCAGGCATTGGCCATGCGGCTGAGATTGCTCGATCCTGAGGATCCCGCTATCGCCGAGAGTTATAATTTTCTTGCATTAGTATGTCGAAATCAAAACAAGTTATTCGAAGCGGAAGAATATTACAATAAATCAATTGAAATCAGGGAAAAATCACCTGGGGGATTGGATCCCGATCTGGCGGGCACTTTGCTTGAATTGGGAGTAGTTCTGGGAAGGCAGGGGCGGCTGGAGGAGGCCCGGCAGATTTATTTAAGATGTCTCGGAATCTATTCCGATCTTTACGGGCCCGATGATATCAGGGTCGGGAGATGTCTGTCCAATCTGGGCACCATCAGTTGTTCCCAGGGCGATTATGCCGCGGCGGAAGAATATTTCAGACAATCCCTGAAAATAAAGAGAATTCACCGTGGAGAGAGACATCCCGATGTCGCCTTGAATCTCTGGTTTCTTGGCGAACTTTATTGCAATACGAACAATTTTGGCCGTGCCGAGGAATTGCTGACCCAGGCTCTTGACATTTATATCGAGGTTTTCGGCGAGAATCACCCGGTTCCAGCTCAACTTATGAATGCCCTCGGCCTGGTTTACCATAAAATGGGAAAATTTGAAAAGGCCGAAAAATACCTTCTGCAATCCCACGAAATAACGGCCGATTTGCTGGGTGAAGATCATCTGAATGTGATAACCTGTTGCCTCGACCTGTCCCTGGTTTATCGAGATGCCCATAAATATTTCAAAGCAGATTCGCTGCTGGCTAAGGCGCTTGGGATATGTGAAAAAATATATCCATCATGCCACCCGATGACCGCAGAGATATTAAACAATCTCGCCCTGGTTTACCTGAAAGAAGGATTTTACGACCGATCCCGGATGCTGATAGACACCTCGTTAAATATGAGAATAAGTCTTTTTGGGCAGGGGCACACGACCGTTGCCGACTGTTATGAGACATATAGCGACTATTTTAACAACATCGGGGAAGTGGATTCCGCTTTCGTTTATGCCGGGCGCGCCTGCGATATTAAGATGTCTAATTTTGATGATAATGCGCTATACATGTCGGAAAAAGACGCCCTTATTTTTTCCAGATTATATAAGAATTCCATGCATAAATTGCTAACCCGCTATTTTGAGTTAAATGTTCCGAACGATGCGGCTGCAAAGTCGGTAGCCGACATAATTCTCTGTGGTAAAGGACAGGTCTCGGATAGAATTTTCGAGCGAAGGCGGGCCATTGCCAAAGAGGATGATCCGGATATCAAAAATATCGCAAAGACTCTGCAAATTACCAAGTTCGATTTATCGCGCCTGTTTGTCGACGGTATTGGTCAGGATGCAATCAGTTATCAATGGAAGACGGATTCGCTCATGAGCCTTGCCGACAGTTTGGAAAGCGAACTTTCGCGACGAAGTGCCAGTTACAGGCGGCAAAAGGATTATCGTGATATACGCTCGGAACGGGTGGCAGAAAGGCTGCCCGATAATGCGGCCCTGATTGAATTCCTGGCTTATACTAAAATGGCATCAGAACCAACTACATTTGATTCCCGCTATCTGGCGGTAATAATCAGGGTGGACCATGAACCGGTGATAATCGATCTGGGAAGGGCGGCTGAAATCGATGCGGTCGTGGAAAAGTATCGGCAGCATATGTTTACGACGGCAATGCAATCACGACAGTGCCTGCAGTCCGATTTGGATGCCTACCGAATTATATGCGCCGAGCTGGTTGAAAAAATCTGGAAACCGGTAAGCATATATATTTCGGACTATGACCTTCTGTTAATAGCTCCCGACGGGAAATTGAATAATATTTCTTTTGCGGGACTTATTGATGACAGCGGTCGGTACTTGATCGAAAAATATATTATACATTATCTGTCCGCGGGCAGAGATATTTTGCGGCAAGTTGCAAAAAGCGAGACCGGTGAAGGGCTTTTTGCTATCGGTGACCCCGATTATGATGCTTCGGTAAATGCGCGGGTAACGGCTCGAAAGAACGGGCCGGCCGGGCCTTCGATACCCTTCGCATACGGTTCTAAAAGTATGCGCTCAGGTTGCGGCGCTTTGAACGAAATTATGCTCGATCCGCTTCCGGGGACCCGGCAGGAGCTAATAATGATAGCCGCTTCATGGGAAAAATTCGGGTTGGGGCCGGTCAGTTTCCACATGGGTGAAAAAGCAACTGAAGATTGCTTTAAGAAAAAGGCGCCGGGCAATGAAATTATTCACCTGGCGACACATGGTTATTTTCTGGATGGGGTTTGCGCATCCGAACCTCAGGGGGGAATTTCCTTACAGGAAAATGAGTGGGCCGGTGAAAATCCTCTGCTTCAATCGGGTCTGTTTTTTGCGGGTGCAAATCTTCATGGTCAGGGCGCCGACAGCGCCGGAATCGATGATGGAATTCTGACGGCTTATGAAGTCTCGGCGCTGGATCTTGACGGAACCAAGATCGTCGTGCTCTCCGCATGTGAAACCGGCCTGGGAAGAATACATGAGGGAGAAGGCGTTTATGGCCTTCGCAGGGCGTTTCAGATGGCGGGCGCCCGGACTGTGGTCAGCGCCCTCTGGCCGGTGTCGGATCGGCTTACGTCCGAACTATTTTCCTCTTTCTACGAAAGAAATGGTTTTCAAATTTCGAGGGCAATGCGAGAGGTGCAGTTGAAGAAGCTGAAGGAATTGCGTTCGACAAATAAAATCGATCATCCGGCCGACTGGGCGGCCTTTGTTGTCATGGGTGACTGGCAGTAGATTCCATCTACACGGAAGTTCT from candidate division Zixibacteria bacterium HGW-Zixibacteria-1 encodes the following:
- a CDS encoding peptidase U62, producing MGGVTRREFIKTGAKGLALVSIPFIFKFNPLAAFAAVSPESASLSDYYNHFGVDETTIRKVMTAALERGGDYCDIYFDHTISNSMGLEDSAVNRAYSTIDYGVGIRVIEGEKTGYSFTEEITVEAMIKAARTAANIANESKNMPPVGLSEHQIPSYYPVKSLWEEVGIDKKIPYLQKVNEKILSRDSRIIKARVWLEDISKYILMATSEGRIVYDYQPMGELYVVCVAEQNGRKEDADYTISVRNGIEHFTDEAVDRLVNQAADLALRQFEAVKPEAGEMEVVLAAGSSGILLHEAIGHGMEADANRKGESIFSDKINKPVAEKFVSIVDSGTNMNMRGSINVDDEGNDTEETFLVENGILRSYLHDRISSKFYGVKPTGSGRRQSFRYSPIPRMRNTYMLPGPHTKEEIIGSVKKGIYTETFTNGEVRIGPGDFTFYVKSGYLIEDGKLTRPIKDINIIGNGPDVLTKVVMVGDDLEFTEGGWTCGKGGQGVPVSMGLPTVKVSSITVGGVSS
- a CDS encoding TldD/PmbA family protein produces the protein MNKKERLELAHWAIDRAKKAGANDAAVDIAYSRDIEVSYRDHELEELKESTQNSLNLEIYAAGRYSSSTTNDMRKTELERFIDGSVAMTKLLGEDPSRGLPDPKYYQGQQEIDLKIYDSAYDNITSSDRVEMARRIDESVGGLADNLITSTSQYADTYSEFIKVNSNGFEGFSRETAFSGGLEVTLQDENGGRPSDWDWATVRFIKDIPGPGELSKKAVERAGQKLGQKKMESGLYDMVVENRAASRLIGSLDYPMSGSALYRKNSFLEGKLGERIASEKTTITDDPFLISGLGSKLFDNEGMATRRRIIIDKGILKSYFISNYYGRKLAMEPTISGRTNSIIELGDKSLAELIKDVQKGIFVTSFIGGNSNSTTGDYSMGIIGMYIEDGKIIRPVNEMNISGNLLDLFQQLDATGNDAYPYSSIRRPSLYFKDIQFSGL